One window from the genome of Chloroflexota bacterium encodes:
- a CDS encoding SRPBCC family protein, whose translation MEIQRTVAINAPPELVWDVITDLVSAKEWAPGFEDYPFISKEWPAKASTAVWRYHAGPMKTDFRLTIVESNRGEGLQIANASRFGKGLEQYRFSHADGVTTVDYRTTSNLNLIGSLFTVFIKGRLNRQVDATVANLKKRCEMLAQRKAP comes from the coding sequence GTGGAGATACAACGGACAGTCGCCATTAACGCGCCTCCTGAACTTGTCTGGGACGTGATCACAGACCTGGTGAGCGCGAAGGAGTGGGCGCCGGGCTTTGAGGACTACCCCTTCATCTCCAAGGAGTGGCCCGCCAAGGCCTCCACCGCCGTCTGGCGCTATCACGCGGGGCCTATGAAGACCGATTTCAGGCTCACCATCGTTGAATCGAATCGGGGGGAAGGCTTGCAGATCGCCAACGCGAGCCGCTTCGGCAAGGGGCTGGAGCAGTACCGCTTCAGCCATGCCGATGGCGTCACAACGGTGGACTATAGAACGACGAGCAACCTTAATCTCATCGGCTCGCTCTTCACCGTCTTCATTAAGGGCCGCCTCAACAGGCAAGTGGATGCCACCGTGGCGAATCTCAAGAAGCGCTGCGAGATGCTTGCCCAGCGCAAAGCGCCGTAA
- a CDS encoding peroxiredoxin family protein, with translation MQEREKDLIALETTVVAISTDDRDGARNLVERVGIRFPVLYDPQAKVISEWGVYNLFNDRLATPSTFIVDKAGRVRWSYIAKNIADEPSPDLIIRQLRSIQT, from the coding sequence TTGCAAGAGCGTGAGAAAGACCTGATAGCCCTGGAAACGACCGTCGTCGCCATCAGCACCGACGACCGCGATGGGGCGCGCAACCTCGTCGAACGGGTCGGCATCCGCTTCCCCGTGCTCTACGACCCACAGGCCAAGGTCATCAGCGAATGGGGTGTCTACAACCTCTTCAACGATCGCCTCGCCACGCCCTCCACGTTCATCGTGGATAAGGCAGGGCGTGTGCGATGGAGCTATATCGCCAAGAACATAGCGGACGAGCCCTCCCCGGATCTCATCATCCGCCAATTGCGCTCTATTCAGACGTAG
- a CDS encoding redoxin domain-containing protein, translating into MRTHTLAVALAIAILLAACSGGGESAAPLAPSPTAVAPTATASVILGATAQPADVTATATRAATAPPNAPLARNFTLPSGDGKNVSLASYQGSKNVVVVFHRGFW; encoded by the coding sequence ATGAGAACACACACCCTCGCCGTCGCCCTCGCTATAGCGATCCTCCTCGCCGCCTGCTCTGGCGGCGGAGAAAGCGCCGCGCCACTCGCGCCTTCGCCAACGGCGGTTGCGCCGACGGCGACAGCCTCTGTCATCCTAGGGGCGACTGCCCAGCCTGCAGATGTGACCGCGACTGCTACTCGTGCTGCCACTGCGCCGCCGAACGCGCCACTCGCCAGGAACTTTACGCTTCCCAGCGGCGATGGGAAGAATGTCTCCCTGGCGAGCTACCAGGGCAGCAAGAACGTCGTCGTCGTCTTCCACCGAGGCTTTTGGTGA
- a CDS encoding LLM class F420-dependent oxidoreductase, whose protein sequence is MCLGRGDDFVINIGFTISGLKSSAILSVSARVEELGFGCVWVGEHLIFPAEMPATYPYSASGRPPVNPESPLFDPFVVLSFAAAATKKIKLGTGVYILPLRNPFVTARAVTTLDRLSEGRVIFGVGAGWLREEFQAVGENWENRFKRTREIVEVMKRLWTEDTIQHTGQYYSFDAVKFQPKPVQKPHPPIEFGGVTKASLRRAAELGDGWISAGRFEPEDVAKVSEEIRRYRREFGKTGPFNITCLCAVEPTPENMRRYEEAGATRVYLRPPLSWNSRNLEGDFHLFLEHTYDTLLSKL, encoded by the coding sequence ATCTGCTTAGGTCGCGGAGATGATTTTGTGATCAATATCGGCTTCACAATCTCCGGCCTGAAATCGTCAGCCATACTGAGTGTCTCTGCCAGAGTTGAAGAGCTTGGCTTTGGCTGCGTCTGGGTAGGCGAGCACCTTATCTTTCCGGCTGAAATGCCTGCGACCTATCCCTATTCCGCCAGCGGCCGTCCGCCCGTCAACCCGGAATCGCCCCTCTTCGACCCTTTCGTCGTGCTCAGCTTTGCCGCTGCCGCCACGAAAAAGATAAAACTGGGCACCGGCGTTTATATCCTTCCCTTGCGCAACCCGTTTGTAACGGCACGCGCAGTCACCACACTAGACCGTCTTTCTGAGGGGCGGGTGATTTTCGGCGTTGGCGCAGGCTGGCTAAGGGAAGAGTTTCAGGCAGTTGGTGAGAATTGGGAGAATCGCTTTAAGAGGACCAGAGAGATCGTTGAAGTGATGAAGCGGCTTTGGACAGAGGATACGATTCAGCATACGGGTCAGTACTACTCGTTCGACGCTGTGAAGTTTCAGCCCAAGCCTGTGCAGAAACCGCATCCGCCTATCGAGTTTGGTGGTGTGACGAAGGCGTCTTTGCGCCGCGCAGCTGAGCTTGGAGACGGTTGGATTTCCGCGGGGCGCTTTGAGCCTGAGGATGTGGCAAAGGTTTCGGAAGAGATCCGTCGCTATAGGCGGGAATTTGGCAAGACCGGACCATTCAATATCACGTGCCTTTGCGCTGTGGAGCCAACGCCTGAGAACATGCGGCGCTACGAAGAGGCAGGCGCGACACGCGTCTATCTCCGCCCTCCGCTCTCGTGGAACTCACGAAATTTGGAGGGAGACTTCCACCTTTTCCTCGAGCACACGTATGACACACTCCTCAGCAAGCTGTAG
- a CDS encoding N-acetyl-gamma-glutamyl-phosphate reductase gives MKRVGIINVTGYAGVELARILCRHSGVKLTSVTGRSAAGQKLGEFFPHLSGVDLTITEELGDVDVVFSALNHKDSAAKCLPYIHKGIPVIDMSADFRLKSAAEYSKWYKVEHPEPATLASAVYGLPELHKKDVQKTKIVANPGCYPTGAVLALAPAAKAGLIGGDVIVDSKSGVSGAGRTLSLTTHFSEVNEDVSAYGLDGHRHLPEITQELQTVDTTQKYSVTFIPHLIPMTRGILSTCYATVKSGKLGAGGKGALMEIYKDFYRDAPFVKVLATAPHTKYTLGNNDCIVYPTLDERTGRLIVVSAIDNLVKGAAGAAVQNMNLMLGLPETMGLEQVALYP, from the coding sequence ATGAAGCGAGTCGGCATCATCAACGTCACCGGATATGCGGGTGTGGAGCTTGCGCGCATCCTCTGCCGCCACTCGGGCGTCAAGCTCACCTCCGTCACCGGGCGCAGCGCCGCCGGGCAGAAGCTCGGCGAGTTCTTCCCGCACCTCTCAGGCGTTGACCTGACCATCACCGAGGAGCTTGGCGATGTGGATGTGGTCTTCTCCGCGCTGAACCATAAAGACAGCGCCGCGAAGTGCCTGCCGTACATCCACAAGGGCATCCCCGTCATAGATATGAGCGCCGATTTCCGGTTGAAGAGCGCCGCCGAATACAGCAAGTGGTACAAGGTGGAGCACCCGGAGCCTGCCACACTGGCAAGCGCCGTCTACGGCCTGCCGGAACTGCATAAGAAAGACGTGCAGAAGACGAAGATAGTGGCAAACCCCGGCTGTTACCCCACAGGCGCGGTGCTGGCCCTGGCTCCCGCCGCCAAGGCCGGGCTCATCGGCGGTGATGTCATCGTAGACAGCAAGTCGGGCGTTTCAGGGGCAGGACGCACCCTTTCGCTGACAACCCACTTTTCGGAAGTGAACGAGGATGTCTCAGCCTATGGGCTGGATGGGCACCGGCATCTGCCGGAGATCACCCAAGAGCTGCAGACCGTGGATACGACCCAGAAATACAGCGTGACCTTTATCCCGCACCTGATCCCCATGACGCGCGGCATCCTCAGCACCTGCTACGCCACTGTGAAGAGCGGCAAGCTGGGGGCTGGTGGCAAGGGCGCGCTGATGGAGATTTACAAAGACTTTTATCGGGATGCGCCCTTTGTGAAGGTGCTGGCGACTGCGCCGCATACCAAGTACACCCTGGGCAACAATGATTGCATCGTCTATCCCACCCTGGACGAGCGCACGGGACGGCTCATCGTGGTGAGCGCCATAGACAACCTGGTGAAAGGCGCGGCGGGCGCGGCGGTGCAGAACATGAACCTGATGCTGGGCCTGCCGGAGACGATGGGCCTTGAGCAGGTTGCGCTCTACCCGTAA
- a CDS encoding endonuclease III, producing MAARSACHFGAPARPMGTPKAAKWSPAEIIERLAPSYGPPTPPRRWDATSELVYTILSQHTSDANSVPAYEQLRRRFKTWDDVVHAKTSDVMEAIRQGGLARQKAPRIQQVLRLVKEKTGGYDLSFLGEMAVDEARAWLRALPGVGPKTVGCVMLFALEKPVLPVDTHIHRVAKRLGLYKPKVTVEESHDVLEAMLQPQEVLPFHMYLITHGRRVCDARKPLCARCVLEPRCPKVGVKAQGARRTSQKAKGVRRRS from the coding sequence ATGGCTGCTCGCTCGGCGTGTCATTTCGGTGCGCCGGCGCGCCCTATGGGTACACCGAAAGCCGCGAAGTGGTCGCCTGCTGAAATCATCGAGCGCCTTGCGCCGTCCTACGGCCCGCCGACGCCGCCGCGACGCTGGGATGCCACGTCCGAGCTCGTCTACACCATCCTCTCCCAGCACACATCGGACGCCAACTCCGTCCCTGCCTATGAGCAGCTGCGAAGGCGTTTCAAGACCTGGGACGATGTGGTGCACGCCAAGACGAGCGACGTGATGGAGGCGATACGCCAAGGCGGCCTAGCCCGGCAAAAGGCGCCGCGCATCCAGCAGGTCTTGCGCCTGGTGAAGGAAAAGACCGGCGGCTATGACCTTTCCTTCCTGGGCGAGATGGCGGTGGACGAGGCACGGGCCTGGCTCCGCGCCCTGCCGGGCGTGGGGCCCAAGACCGTCGGCTGTGTGATGCTCTTCGCCCTGGAGAAGCCGGTCCTCCCTGTGGACACCCACATCCATCGCGTCGCCAAGCGCCTGGGCCTCTACAAACCCAAGGTCACCGTGGAGGAGTCCCACGATGTCTTGGAGGCGATGCTCCAGCCCCAAGAAGTGCTACCATTTCATATGTACCTCATCACCCATGGCCGCCGCGTCTGCGATGCGAGGAAGCCGCTGTGCGCCCGGTGCGTCCTGGAGCCGCGCTGCCCTAAAGTTGGGGTGAAGGCGCAAGGGGCAAGGCGCACGAGCCAGAAGGCGAAAGGCGTTAGGAGAAGGTCATGA
- a CDS encoding TldD/PmbA family protein: MRDQIESALSGHTADYIEIRLEESQSTRLSYRSRDLEEINKSTSKGGCVRALVSGGWGFVSFNDASNLREQVALAVRQAKLVGQETSQLAPVNKVVADAPLAPIKRDARTISLAEKKRLLDSYNEVMWSAAKIQSSSIGYSDGWKKTIFANTNGSYIEQERADVNARIVAMARADGDLQQAGISIGSRGDYAVVEGLHERAKELAERAVAFLKAPTVKGGDYTVVLDPILAGVFVHEAFGHLSEADHVYENPKMRELMVLGETFGEKHLNIVDGAAVPGLRGSYAYDDEGVPSTKTDLIREGVLVGRLHSRETAARMGEKPTGNARALNYTFPPIVRMTNTYIEPQKGVTFDDIIGGIKDGIYAKNWYGGMTSMEMFTFSAGEAYRIRNGKIEELVRPVVLSGNLFETLKNIDAIGNDLDMNQGGGCGKGGQMPLPVTNGSPHIRIRKCLVGGK; encoded by the coding sequence ATGCGCGACCAGATTGAATCCGCCCTTTCCGGCCACACAGCCGATTACATCGAAATACGGCTCGAAGAGTCCCAGTCCACGCGCTTGAGCTATCGCTCCCGGGATCTGGAGGAGATCAACAAGAGCACCAGCAAGGGCGGCTGCGTCCGCGCTCTGGTGAGCGGCGGCTGGGGATTCGTCTCCTTCAATGACGCCTCCAACCTGCGGGAGCAGGTGGCCCTGGCCGTGCGGCAGGCCAAGCTGGTGGGCCAAGAGACGAGTCAGCTTGCCCCGGTGAACAAGGTCGTCGCCGACGCGCCCCTTGCGCCCATCAAGCGCGATGCGCGAACCATCTCCCTGGCGGAGAAGAAGCGCCTCCTGGATAGCTACAACGAGGTGATGTGGTCGGCGGCCAAGATCCAGAGCTCCAGCATCGGCTACAGCGATGGGTGGAAGAAGACCATCTTCGCCAACACCAACGGCTCCTACATCGAGCAGGAGCGCGCCGACGTGAACGCCCGCATCGTGGCGATGGCGCGGGCAGACGGCGACCTCCAGCAGGCCGGCATCAGCATAGGCAGTCGCGGCGACTATGCCGTCGTCGAAGGCCTGCACGAACGGGCCAAGGAGCTTGCCGAGCGCGCCGTGGCCTTCCTCAAAGCGCCCACGGTGAAGGGCGGCGACTACACCGTCGTCCTGGACCCCATCCTCGCGGGCGTCTTCGTCCATGAGGCCTTCGGCCATCTTTCGGAGGCCGACCACGTCTATGAGAACCCCAAGATGCGCGAGCTGATGGTGCTGGGCGAAACCTTCGGCGAAAAGCACCTGAACATCGTGGACGGCGCGGCGGTGCCGGGCCTGCGCGGCAGCTACGCCTACGACGATGAAGGCGTCCCCTCCACCAAGACGGACCTGATCCGCGAAGGCGTGCTGGTGGGTCGCCTCCATTCGCGGGAGACGGCGGCGCGCATGGGAGAGAAGCCCACAGGCAACGCCCGGGCCCTTAACTACACCTTCCCGCCCATCGTGCGCATGACCAACACCTACATCGAGCCGCAGAAGGGCGTCACCTTCGATGACATCATCGGCGGGATCAAGGACGGCATCTACGCCAAGAACTGGTACGGCGGCATGACCAGCATGGAGATGTTCACCTTCTCCGCGGGAGAGGCCTACCGCATCCGCAACGGCAAGATCGAAGAGCTGGTGCGCCCTGTGGTCCTCTCCGGCAACCTCTTCGAGACACTGAAGAACATAGACGCCATCGGCAACGACCTGGATATGAACCAGGGAGGCGGCTGCGGCAAGGGCGGCCAGATGCCGCTGCCCGTGACCAACGGCAGTCCCCATATCCGCATCCGCAAGTGCCTGGTGGGAGGCAAGTAA
- a CDS encoding TldD/PmbA family protein, with the protein MMERLLSLAKKRCEQAEVVRVWHRSTPANFEANRLKMLETKESSGIALRIVRNGRIGLSATNDPKDVDELVARAIELSEFGAVAKFELPGPAKFPDVPVFDRASEAVTVEQMADFGQAMIDILRRANSDLVCEAGVTKSIDEVEIINSNGCHASYKRSSFSYGVHGTLIRGTDMLFVGDWGASCSPMLDPKPVTKRPLEQLEFAKETVPAPQGEVPVIFTPHAIAYLLMPLTSAVNGRTVLQGASPLQGKLGTQLMDPRFSLWDDPTVPLRPDSRNADDEGVPSRKTLLIEKGVPQGFLYDLQTAGLAGAKSTGSASRSLSSLPTPSTSVLFIEKGDTPYERMVADVQDGLIIEQLLGAGQGNVAGGEIGGNVLLGYRVRNGKVVGRVKDTVIAGNVYTALSAGKLIALSDAQEWVSGSLLAPAIACMGITVSTKRAGE; encoded by the coding sequence ATGATGGAACGCTTGCTCTCCCTGGCCAAGAAGCGCTGCGAACAGGCGGAGGTGGTGCGCGTCTGGCACCGCAGCACGCCGGCAAACTTTGAGGCGAACCGCCTCAAGATGCTGGAGACCAAGGAGTCCTCCGGCATCGCCCTGCGCATCGTGAGGAACGGGCGCATCGGCCTTTCGGCGACGAACGACCCGAAGGATGTGGACGAGCTGGTGGCGAGGGCCATCGAGCTTTCGGAGTTCGGCGCGGTGGCCAAGTTCGAGCTGCCGGGCCCCGCCAAGTTTCCCGATGTGCCCGTCTTTGACCGGGCTTCGGAGGCCGTGACGGTGGAGCAGATGGCCGATTTCGGCCAGGCGATGATTGACATCCTGCGCCGCGCCAACAGCGACCTGGTCTGCGAGGCGGGCGTCACCAAGTCCATAGACGAAGTTGAGATCATCAACTCCAACGGCTGCCATGCCAGCTATAAGCGCTCCAGCTTCTCCTACGGCGTCCACGGCACCTTGATCCGCGGCACGGACATGCTCTTTGTGGGCGATTGGGGCGCTTCCTGCAGTCCCATGCTGGACCCCAAGCCGGTCACCAAGCGCCCCCTGGAGCAGCTGGAGTTCGCCAAGGAGACCGTCCCGGCGCCCCAGGGCGAAGTGCCCGTCATCTTCACGCCCCACGCCATCGCCTATCTGTTGATGCCCCTCACCAGCGCCGTGAACGGCAGAACGGTGCTCCAGGGGGCCTCTCCCCTGCAGGGCAAGCTGGGCACACAGCTCATGGACCCGCGTTTCTCCCTGTGGGACGATCCCACCGTCCCCCTGAGGCCGGATAGCCGCAACGCCGATGATGAGGGCGTCCCCTCCCGAAAGACGCTGCTCATCGAAAAGGGCGTGCCCCAGGGGTTCCTCTACGATCTGCAGACGGCCGGCCTCGCCGGAGCCAAGAGCACCGGCAGCGCCTCCCGCAGTCTCAGCAGCCTGCCCACGCCGTCCACCAGCGTGCTCTTCATCGAAAAGGGCGATACGCCCTATGAGCGCATGGTGGCCGATGTGCAGGACGGCCTCATCATCGAACAGCTCCTTGGCGCAGGCCAGGGCAACGTGGCGGGCGGCGAGATCGGCGGCAACGTCCTGCTAGGCTACCGCGTCCGGAACGGCAAAGTAGTGGGGCGCGTGAAGGACACCGTCATCGCCGGGAACGTCTATACCGCCCTCAGCGCAGGCAAGCTCATCGCCCTCAGCGATGCGCAGGAATGGGTGAGCGGCAGCTTGCTGGCCCCGGCCATCGCCTGTATGGGCATCACCGTCTCCACCAAACGCGCCGGCGAGTAG